The Paenibacillus uliginis N3/975 genome has a window encoding:
- a CDS encoding helix-turn-helix domain-containing protein: MPDVLKLVGARIKDLRKIRGLSQEALAEKAGFNISYIGFIERAERNVSMKNLAKIASALDVGVYELFTYLKEQEELTEESNLKDIISLLRERDSKDIEMVRNILNEIFRRIDGNS, encoded by the coding sequence ATGCCTGATGTTCTAAAATTAGTCGGAGCACGTATAAAGGATCTTCGTAAAATAAGAGGATTATCTCAAGAAGCATTAGCAGAAAAGGCTGGCTTCAATATAAGTTATATAGGATTTATTGAACGAGCCGAACGTAATGTTTCCATGAAGAATCTGGCGAAGATTGCTAGTGCATTAGATGTTGGAGTGTATGAGCTTTTTACATATTTGAAAGAACAGGAAGAATTAACAGAGGAGTCAAATTTAAAAGATATAATCTCTTTATTGAGAGAACGTGATTCAAAAGATATTGAGATGGTCCGAAATATACTAAATGAAATTTTTAGGCGAATTGATGGAAATAGTTAA